One Lacunisphaera limnophila DNA window includes the following coding sequences:
- a CDS encoding cupin domain-containing protein, which produces MTPQFTVAHFDDIPAVPCPCGQSRRAFATPDNPVATIHLVDAKVDTQTHYHKKLTEIYLILEGEGHMELDGELHPVRPMSTILIKPGCRHRLIGQIKFVNIPVPAFDPHDEWFD; this is translated from the coding sequence ATGACCCCGCAATTCACCGTCGCCCATTTCGATGACATCCCGGCCGTGCCCTGCCCCTGCGGCCAGTCGCGCCGCGCCTTTGCCACCCCCGACAATCCCGTGGCCACCATCCACCTCGTGGACGCCAAGGTCGACACCCAGACGCACTACCACAAAAAACTCACCGAGATCTACCTGATCCTCGAAGGCGAGGGCCACATGGAGCTCGACGGGGAACTCCACCCGGTGCGTCCCATGTCCACCATCCTGATCAAGCCCGGCTGCCGCCACCGCCTCATCGGCCAGATCAAGTTCGTCAACATCCCTGTCCCCGCCTTCGACCCCCACGACGAGTGGTTCGACTGA
- a CDS encoding carbon starvation CstA family protein produces MKFHVWLKVILWTLVVAAGVTAIGVLAWSRGEPVSTLWVVVAAVCVFAVSYRFHSAWLMAKVLTLDELRAPPAVVKEDGKDFVQTNKWIVFGHHFAAIAGPGPLVGPVLAAQFGFLPGMLWMLVGATLGGAVHDCVILFCSVRRGGKSLGQMVRDEVGPFAGVVALVSIVAIMVILLAVLGLVVVNALAESPWGLFTIAATMPIAVVMGCGLRYGGHSGRWLVAISAFGVVALLAAVWGGQFLPGTALEGWLTLHGTTLAWWIMGYGVVASILPVWLLLAPRDYLSTFMKIGTVAAMGLAIVALAPMLKMPAITKFVDGTGPVVAGPWFPFVFITIACAAVSGFHSLIASGTTPKLLMRESHIRTVGYGAMVTEMVVGLMALIAACAMEPGEYFAINMKGEAAVVTARVTELGFPVTTGQMDALAASVGEKTMIGRTGGAPTFAVGMAQMFAGVLGSPGAMALWYHFAIMFEALFILTTIDAGTRVGRFVVQDLLGLFFKKLGDTRSFAGNTVATLLFVGAWGWFLYQGVVDPLGGINSLWPIFGVANQLLAVIALALGTTVLIKMGRVRYLWVTLGPLAWLLAVTMTAGWMKIFSPAPVGFLAIARGLQGKVAAGGTPAELAVWRAQILNNHIDAAVTGTFLVLVLLVVAANARGWWLLLSGRRPVELREETYVPLAAAPAGK; encoded by the coding sequence ATGAAATTCCACGTCTGGCTCAAGGTCATCCTCTGGACGCTCGTCGTCGCCGCCGGCGTCACCGCGATTGGCGTGCTTGCGTGGTCGCGCGGGGAGCCGGTGAGCACGTTGTGGGTCGTGGTGGCGGCGGTGTGCGTGTTCGCCGTGTCGTACCGGTTTCACTCGGCCTGGCTGATGGCGAAGGTGCTGACGCTGGACGAGCTGCGGGCGCCGCCGGCGGTGGTGAAGGAGGACGGGAAGGATTTTGTGCAGACGAACAAGTGGATCGTCTTCGGGCACCACTTCGCGGCGATTGCCGGGCCGGGGCCGCTGGTCGGGCCGGTGCTGGCGGCGCAGTTTGGTTTTCTACCGGGCATGCTGTGGATGCTGGTCGGGGCGACGCTCGGCGGGGCGGTGCACGACTGCGTGATCTTGTTCTGCTCGGTGCGGCGCGGGGGTAAGTCGCTCGGCCAGATGGTGCGGGACGAAGTCGGGCCCTTTGCCGGCGTGGTCGCCCTGGTGAGCATCGTGGCGATCATGGTCATCTTGCTGGCGGTGCTGGGGCTGGTGGTGGTCAACGCGCTGGCGGAGAGCCCGTGGGGGTTGTTCACGATCGCGGCGACGATGCCCATTGCGGTCGTGATGGGCTGCGGCCTGCGATACGGCGGGCACAGCGGGCGGTGGTTGGTGGCGATCAGCGCGTTCGGCGTGGTCGCGTTGCTGGCGGCGGTCTGGGGCGGCCAGTTTCTCCCCGGCACGGCGCTGGAGGGCTGGCTCACGCTGCACGGCACGACGCTGGCGTGGTGGATCATGGGGTACGGCGTGGTGGCGTCGATATTGCCGGTCTGGCTGCTGCTGGCGCCGCGCGACTACCTGAGCACGTTCATGAAGATCGGCACGGTGGCGGCCATGGGCCTGGCGATCGTGGCGCTGGCGCCGATGCTGAAGATGCCGGCGATCACGAAGTTCGTCGACGGCACGGGCCCGGTGGTGGCGGGGCCGTGGTTCCCGTTTGTGTTCATCACCATCGCGTGTGCGGCGGTGTCGGGTTTCCACTCGCTGATCGCCTCGGGCACGACCCCGAAGCTGCTGATGCGCGAGAGCCACATCCGCACGGTGGGCTACGGCGCGATGGTCACGGAAATGGTGGTGGGCCTGATGGCGCTGATCGCGGCGTGCGCGATGGAGCCGGGCGAGTATTTTGCGATCAACATGAAGGGCGAGGCGGCGGTCGTGACGGCGCGGGTGACGGAGCTGGGGTTTCCGGTGACGACCGGGCAGATGGACGCGCTGGCGGCGAGCGTGGGCGAAAAGACGATGATCGGGCGCACCGGCGGGGCGCCGACCTTCGCGGTGGGCATGGCCCAGATGTTTGCGGGCGTGCTCGGTTCCCCGGGCGCGATGGCGCTATGGTACCACTTTGCGATCATGTTCGAGGCGCTTTTCATCCTGACGACGATCGACGCCGGCACGCGGGTGGGGCGGTTTGTGGTGCAGGATTTGCTCGGGCTGTTTTTCAAAAAGCTGGGCGACACGCGGTCGTTCGCGGGCAACACCGTGGCGACCCTGCTCTTTGTCGGGGCTTGGGGCTGGTTCCTTTACCAGGGCGTGGTGGATCCGTTGGGCGGGATCAATTCCCTGTGGCCGATCTTCGGCGTGGCGAACCAGCTGCTGGCGGTGATCGCGCTGGCGCTCGGTACGACCGTGCTGATCAAGATGGGCCGGGTGCGTTACCTGTGGGTGACGCTGGGGCCGCTGGCGTGGCTGCTGGCGGTGACGATGACGGCGGGCTGGATGAAGATATTCAGCCCCGCGCCCGTCGGGTTCCTGGCCATCGCCCGTGGGCTGCAGGGGAAAGTCGCCGCCGGGGGCACCCCCGCCGAGCTGGCGGTGTGGCGCGCCCAGATCCTGAACAACCACATTGATGCGGCCGTGACCGGGACCTTCCTCGTGTTGGTGTTGCTGGTGGTCGCGGCGAACGCCCGCGGGTGGTGGCTGCTGCTCTCCGGGCGCCGCCCGGTTGAACTCCGGGAAGAAACCTACGTGCCGCTGGCCGCGGCGCCGGCCGGGAAATGA
- a CDS encoding metallophosphoesterase family protein, translating to MRRIAVIADTHDRVPPGLLARLAGADEIWHLGDVCEPEVLAEFEALGKPLQVVLGNNEWHNLWPLELELERSGHRFHLVHIPPRHAPAGVGFVLHGHTHVPRDETDAAGVRWLNPGCITRPRGGTTHGFAWLILQEGAAPRWERVEL from the coding sequence ATGAGGCGCATCGCGGTCATCGCCGACACACACGACCGGGTGCCGCCCGGGCTGCTGGCGCGTCTGGCCGGGGCCGATGAGATCTGGCATCTCGGCGACGTGTGCGAGCCGGAGGTGCTGGCGGAGTTCGAGGCCCTGGGGAAGCCGTTGCAGGTGGTGCTCGGGAACAACGAGTGGCACAACCTTTGGCCGCTGGAGCTGGAGCTGGAGCGGTCAGGGCATCGTTTTCACCTGGTGCACATCCCGCCGCGGCACGCCCCCGCGGGGGTGGGGTTTGTGCTGCATGGTCACACCCATGTGCCGCGCGACGAGACCGATGCCGCCGGCGTGCGCTGGCTGAATCCGGGATGCATCACGCGGCCGCGCGGCGGCACGACGCACGGGTTTGCGTGGCTGATCCTGCAGGAGGGCGCCGCGCCCCGGTGGGAGCGCGTGGAGCTCTGA
- a CDS encoding type II secretion system protein produces MPNSAIVSRRLHAFTLVEIMVVVVIIGMLAAAALPTYRHITMRSKTTALENDLRQFSTTLITYNLQNAVWPANSDPQVIPPEVATGMPSRFRFPSPIGGVYKWNFDVPADGITAKAAIIVQTASGLQPLSDDEALFRMIDKQMDNGDLESGLIQVGSTNSLVYIIEK; encoded by the coding sequence GTGCCCAACTCCGCCATCGTCAGCCGCCGGCTGCATGCCTTCACCTTGGTGGAGATCATGGTCGTGGTCGTGATCATCGGGATGCTGGCCGCCGCGGCCCTGCCGACCTACCGGCATATCACCATGCGGTCCAAGACGACCGCGCTGGAAAACGACCTCCGCCAGTTTTCCACCACGCTGATCACCTACAATTTGCAGAATGCCGTCTGGCCGGCCAACAGCGATCCTCAGGTCATCCCACCCGAAGTGGCCACCGGCATGCCGTCCCGCTTCCGGTTTCCGAGTCCCATCGGCGGGGTCTATAAATGGAATTTCGACGTCCCCGCGGATGGCATCACCGCCAAGGCCGCGATTATCGTGCAAACCGCCTCGGGCCTCCAGCCCCTCAGCGATGATGAGGCGCTGTTCCGCATGATCGACAAGCAGATGGACAACGGTGATCTCGAAAGCGGCCTCATCCAGGTCGGCTCCACCAACTCGCTGGTCTACATCATCGAGAAATGA
- a CDS encoding M48 family metallopeptidase: MSETISPANFAAMGLVLVPSRRARSYRLTLRKDGTAAVTIPPRGSESGARAFAEEHQAWLTRARARQARRPRPAAVWTVGTAVLWRGELTEIREARAGERPQVCLAADVFRVPALAGDLRLALEAGFARRAKIELPARTWELAAETGADVKRVTVRNQRSRWGSCSAGGTLSLNWRLVQAPDFVRDYIIYHELAHLREMNHSDRFWAHVETLCPGWRDAERWLKRNGSLLGL, from the coding sequence GTGAGCGAAACTATTTCACCAGCGAACTTTGCGGCGATGGGCCTGGTGTTGGTGCCGAGCCGGCGGGCGCGGTCCTACCGGCTGACCTTGCGCAAGGACGGAACGGCAGCGGTCACGATTCCGCCGCGGGGGTCGGAGTCCGGGGCGCGTGCGTTTGCCGAGGAGCACCAAGCCTGGCTGACGCGGGCGCGGGCGCGCCAGGCGCGGCGACCGCGTCCGGCCGCCGTCTGGACGGTGGGCACGGCGGTATTGTGGCGTGGCGAGCTGACGGAAATCCGCGAGGCGCGGGCGGGGGAGCGGCCCCAGGTTTGCCTCGCCGCGGATGTGTTCCGGGTGCCGGCGCTGGCCGGCGACCTGCGGTTGGCGCTGGAAGCGGGCTTTGCGCGCCGGGCCAAGATCGAGCTGCCGGCGCGCACCTGGGAACTCGCCGCGGAGACGGGGGCGGACGTGAAGCGGGTGACGGTGCGTAACCAGCGGTCGCGCTGGGGATCCTGCTCAGCCGGCGGCACACTCTCGCTGAACTGGCGGCTGGTACAGGCGCCCGATTTCGTGCGCGACTACATCATCTACCACGAACTCGCCCACTTGCGGGAGATGAACCATTCCGACCGGTTTTGGGCGCACGTGGAGACGCTGTGCCCGGGGTGGCGCGACGCCGAACGCTGGCTCAAGCGGAACGGGTCGCTGCTGGGGTTGTGA
- a CDS encoding FKBP-type peptidyl-prolyl cis-trans isomerase — translation MRTYGILLVLGLFLMFIAWQARTGIFRRHSDTDLPANKYTRQMMENPQLSEADAAVLRTDYNTAHTSPSGLRYLVRAPGAGSPPSLGAEVVAHYEGYLLDGRKFDSSVDRGQPFVFRVGTGAVIKGWDEAFLTMKKGEKRTLLIPWWLGYGEQGRGMIPPRGTLRFEVELLDIH, via the coding sequence ATGCGCACCTACGGTATTCTCCTCGTTCTCGGCCTGTTCCTCATGTTCATCGCCTGGCAGGCCCGCACCGGCATCTTCCGCCGCCACAGCGACACCGACCTGCCGGCCAACAAGTACACGCGGCAGATGATGGAAAATCCCCAGCTCTCCGAGGCCGACGCCGCCGTCCTGCGCACGGACTACAACACCGCCCACACCAGTCCCTCCGGCCTGCGCTATCTCGTGCGCGCGCCGGGCGCGGGCTCGCCGCCGTCCCTCGGCGCCGAGGTCGTCGCCCACTACGAGGGCTACCTGCTCGACGGCCGGAAATTCGACAGCTCCGTGGACCGGGGCCAACCCTTCGTTTTCCGGGTCGGCACCGGCGCGGTCATCAAGGGTTGGGACGAGGCTTTTCTCACCATGAAGAAAGGCGAAAAACGCACCCTCCTCATCCCCTGGTGGCTGGGCTACGGTGAGCAGGGCCGCGGCATGATCCCGCCCCGCGGCACCCTCCGCTTCGAGGTCGAGCTGCTCGATATCCACTAG
- a CDS encoding amidohydrolase, with amino-acid sequence MTNRCLLAALLLLPSALSVAAEDVKAVVARKISADYPSLEAIYRDLHAHPELSFMETRTAALLAQELRTAGYEVTEQVGNTGVVAVLRNGPGPTVMIRGDMDALPMTEKTGLPYAATGTTKTLTGTDSPAMHACAHDMHVTGLIGTARMLMALKDRWSGTLVLIGQPAEEIGAGAVAMLRDGLYTRFPHPDYVLALHVGDAEAGTVRYVSGPTYANVDSLDITVRGVGGHGARPHSTRDPVVLASQIVLALQTIVSRELVPGTPAVVTVGAINGGTKHNIIPDEVKLQLTLRSYDDAVADQLVGSIRRICEHLARAAGVPEDRLPVVAAFGSRTPVTVNDPVLTQRLTAVFREWLPPERVLAGEAATYGEDFSHYSRTPRKVPACIFWIGGSDPAVITAARASGQLLPSNHSPHFAPLPEPTIKTGVTTLTAAALDLLAKK; translated from the coding sequence ATTTACCGGGACCTCCACGCTCACCCCGAGCTCTCCTTCATGGAGACCCGCACCGCCGCCCTGCTCGCCCAGGAACTGCGCACCGCCGGCTACGAGGTCACCGAGCAGGTCGGCAACACAGGCGTGGTCGCGGTCCTGCGGAACGGCCCCGGGCCCACCGTGATGATCCGCGGCGACATGGACGCCCTGCCGATGACCGAGAAGACCGGCCTGCCCTATGCCGCGACCGGCACGACCAAGACCCTCACCGGCACGGACTCGCCGGCCATGCATGCCTGCGCCCACGACATGCATGTCACCGGGCTCATCGGCACCGCCCGCATGCTCATGGCCCTCAAGGACCGCTGGTCGGGCACGCTCGTTCTCATCGGTCAGCCCGCCGAGGAAATCGGCGCCGGCGCCGTGGCCATGCTGCGCGATGGACTTTATACGCGCTTCCCCCACCCCGACTACGTGCTTGCGCTGCATGTCGGTGATGCCGAGGCCGGCACCGTGCGTTATGTCTCCGGCCCCACCTACGCCAATGTGGACTCCCTCGATATCACCGTGCGCGGCGTCGGCGGCCACGGCGCCCGCCCTCACTCTACCCGCGACCCGGTGGTGCTCGCCTCCCAGATCGTGCTGGCGCTGCAGACCATCGTGAGCCGCGAACTCGTGCCCGGCACGCCGGCCGTTGTCACGGTAGGTGCCATCAACGGCGGCACGAAGCACAACATCATTCCCGACGAGGTGAAGCTGCAGCTCACCCTCCGCTCCTACGACGACGCCGTGGCCGATCAGCTCGTCGGCTCGATCCGCCGCATCTGCGAGCACCTCGCCCGCGCCGCCGGCGTGCCCGAGGATCGCCTGCCGGTGGTCGCTGCCTTCGGCAGCCGCACCCCCGTCACCGTCAACGACCCCGTGCTCACGCAGCGCCTGACCGCGGTCTTCCGCGAGTGGCTGCCCCCGGAACGGGTGTTGGCGGGTGAAGCCGCCACCTACGGGGAGGATTTCTCCCACTACAGCCGCACCCCGCGCAAGGTGCCCGCCTGCATCTTCTGGATCGGCGGCAGCGATCCGGCCGTCATCACCGCGGCCCGCGCCAGCGGCCAGCTCCTGCCCTCCAACCATTCGCCCCACTTCGCTCCCCTCCCCGAGCCCACGATCAAGACCGGCGTTACCACCCTGACCGCCGCCGCCCTCGACCTGCTCGCCAAAAAATAA